A window from Hemicordylus capensis ecotype Gifberg chromosome 2, rHemCap1.1.pri, whole genome shotgun sequence encodes these proteins:
- the PCBP2 gene encoding poly(rC)-binding protein 2 isoform X17 has product MDTGVIEGGLNVTLTIRLLMHGKEVGSIIGKKGESVKKMREESGARINISEGNCPERIITLAGPTNAIFKAFAMIIDKLEEDISSSMTNSTASSRPPVTLRLVVPASQCGSLIGKGGCKIKEIRESTGAQVQVAGDMLPNSTERAITIAGIPQSIIECVKQICVVMLESPPKGVTIPYRPKPSSSPVIFAGGQDRYSSGSASYPHTAPSMCLNSDLEGPPQEAYTIQGQYAIPQPDLTKLHQLAMQQSHFPMSHGNTGFSGVESSSPDVKGYWGLDASAQTTSHELTIPNDLIGCIIGRQGAKINEIRQMSGAQIKIANPVEGSTDRQVTITGSAASISLAQYLINVRLSSETGGMGSS; this is encoded by the exons ATGGACACCGGTGTTATCGAAGGAGGTTTAAATGTCACACTTACTATTCGCCTACTTATGCATGGGAAG GAGGTTGGAAGCATCATTGGGAAG AAAGGAGAATCTGTAAAGAAGATGCGTGAAGAG AGTGGTGCTCGCATTAACATCTCAGAAGGGAACTGCCCAGAACGGATTATCACTCTTGCTGGACCCACCAATGCCATCTTCAAAGCATTTGCTATGATCATTGACAAACTGGAAGAG GACATCAGTAGCTCAATGACCAACAGCACGGCTTCTAGCAGGCCCCCCGTCACTCTGAGACTTGTGGTACCTGCCAGCCAATGTGGCTCTCTCATTGGGAAAGGAGGCTGCAAGATCAAGGAGATAAGAGAG AGCACAGGGGCGCAGGTCCAGGTGGCAGGAGACATGTTGCCCAACTCGACTGAGAGAGCGATCACCATTGCTGGGATTCCACAGTCCATCATTGAGTGCGTCAAACAGATCTGTGTGGTCATGCTGGAG TCTCCCCCAAAGGGTGTCACCATCCCCTACCGACCCAAGCCATCCAGTTCTCCTGTCATCTTTGCAGGCGGTCAG GACAGGTACAGCAGCGGCAGTGCAAGCTACCCCCACACCGCCCCATCAATGTGCCTCAACTCTGACCTGGAGGGACCACCTCAAGAG GCCTATACCATTCAAGGACAGTATGCCATTCCACAGCCAGAT CTGACCAAGCTGCACCAGTTGGCAATGCAACAGTCACACTTTCCAATGTCTCATGGCAACACTGGATTCAGTG GCGTTGAATCCAGCTCTCCAGATGTGAAAGGCTATTGGG GTTTGGATGCGTCAGCTCAAACTACTTCTCATGAACTTACCATTCCAAACGAT CTGATTGGTTGTATCATTGGGCGTCAGGGCGCCAAGATCAATGAGATTCGCCAGATGTCTGGGGCGCAGATCAAAATTGCCAATCCAGTGGAAGGATCCACTGACAGGCAGGTTACCATAACTGGATCTGCAGCCAGCATTAGCCTGGCTCAATATCTAATTAATGTCAG
- the PCBP2 gene encoding poly(rC)-binding protein 2 isoform X18 gives MDTGVIEGGLNVTLTIRLLMHGKEVGSIIGKKGESVKKMREESGARINISEGNCPERIITLAGPTNAIFKAFAMIIDKLEEDISSSMTNSTASSRPPVTLRLVVPASQCGSLIGKGGCKIKEIRESTGAQVQVAGDMLPNSTERAITIAGIPQSIIECVKQICVVMLESPPKGVTIPYRPKPSSSPVIFAGGQDRYSSGSASYPHTAPSMCLNSDLEGPPQEAYTIQGQYAIPQPDLTKLHQLAMQQSHFPMSHGNTGFSAGLDASAQTTSHELTIPNDLIGCIIGRQGAKINEIRQMSGAQIKIANPVEGSTDRQVTITGSAASISLAQYLINVRLSSETGGMGSS, from the exons ATGGACACCGGTGTTATCGAAGGAGGTTTAAATGTCACACTTACTATTCGCCTACTTATGCATGGGAAG GAGGTTGGAAGCATCATTGGGAAG AAAGGAGAATCTGTAAAGAAGATGCGTGAAGAG AGTGGTGCTCGCATTAACATCTCAGAAGGGAACTGCCCAGAACGGATTATCACTCTTGCTGGACCCACCAATGCCATCTTCAAAGCATTTGCTATGATCATTGACAAACTGGAAGAG GACATCAGTAGCTCAATGACCAACAGCACGGCTTCTAGCAGGCCCCCCGTCACTCTGAGACTTGTGGTACCTGCCAGCCAATGTGGCTCTCTCATTGGGAAAGGAGGCTGCAAGATCAAGGAGATAAGAGAG AGCACAGGGGCGCAGGTCCAGGTGGCAGGAGACATGTTGCCCAACTCGACTGAGAGAGCGATCACCATTGCTGGGATTCCACAGTCCATCATTGAGTGCGTCAAACAGATCTGTGTGGTCATGCTGGAG TCTCCCCCAAAGGGTGTCACCATCCCCTACCGACCCAAGCCATCCAGTTCTCCTGTCATCTTTGCAGGCGGTCAG GACAGGTACAGCAGCGGCAGTGCAAGCTACCCCCACACCGCCCCATCAATGTGCCTCAACTCTGACCTGGAGGGACCACCTCAAGAG GCCTATACCATTCAAGGACAGTATGCCATTCCACAGCCAGAT CTGACCAAGCTGCACCAGTTGGCAATGCAACAGTCACACTTTCCAATGTCTCATGGCAACACTGGATTCAGTG CAGGTTTGGATGCGTCAGCTCAAACTACTTCTCATGAACTTACCATTCCAAACGAT CTGATTGGTTGTATCATTGGGCGTCAGGGCGCCAAGATCAATGAGATTCGCCAGATGTCTGGGGCGCAGATCAAAATTGCCAATCCAGTGGAAGGATCCACTGACAGGCAGGTTACCATAACTGGATCTGCAGCCAGCATTAGCCTGGCTCAATATCTAATTAATGTCAG
- the PCBP2 gene encoding poly(rC)-binding protein 2 isoform X16, with product MDTGVIEGGLNVTLTIRLLMHGKEVGSIIGKKGESVKKMREESGARINISEGNCPERIITLAGPTNAIFKAFAMIIDKLEEDISSSMTNSTASSRPPVTLRLVVPASQCGSLIGKGGCKIKEIRESTGAQVQVAGDMLPNSTERAITIAGIPQSIIECVKQICVVMLESPPKGVTIPYRPKPSSSPVIFAGGQDRYSSGSASYPHTAPSMCLNSDLEGPPQEAYTIQGQYAIPQPDLTKLHQLAMQQSHFPMSHGNTGFSGVESSSPDVKGYWAGLDASAQTTSHELTIPNDLIGCIIGRQGAKINEIRQMSGAQIKIANPVEGSTDRQVTITGSAASISLAQYLINVRLSSETGGMGSS from the exons ATGGACACCGGTGTTATCGAAGGAGGTTTAAATGTCACACTTACTATTCGCCTACTTATGCATGGGAAG GAGGTTGGAAGCATCATTGGGAAG AAAGGAGAATCTGTAAAGAAGATGCGTGAAGAG AGTGGTGCTCGCATTAACATCTCAGAAGGGAACTGCCCAGAACGGATTATCACTCTTGCTGGACCCACCAATGCCATCTTCAAAGCATTTGCTATGATCATTGACAAACTGGAAGAG GACATCAGTAGCTCAATGACCAACAGCACGGCTTCTAGCAGGCCCCCCGTCACTCTGAGACTTGTGGTACCTGCCAGCCAATGTGGCTCTCTCATTGGGAAAGGAGGCTGCAAGATCAAGGAGATAAGAGAG AGCACAGGGGCGCAGGTCCAGGTGGCAGGAGACATGTTGCCCAACTCGACTGAGAGAGCGATCACCATTGCTGGGATTCCACAGTCCATCATTGAGTGCGTCAAACAGATCTGTGTGGTCATGCTGGAG TCTCCCCCAAAGGGTGTCACCATCCCCTACCGACCCAAGCCATCCAGTTCTCCTGTCATCTTTGCAGGCGGTCAG GACAGGTACAGCAGCGGCAGTGCAAGCTACCCCCACACCGCCCCATCAATGTGCCTCAACTCTGACCTGGAGGGACCACCTCAAGAG GCCTATACCATTCAAGGACAGTATGCCATTCCACAGCCAGAT CTGACCAAGCTGCACCAGTTGGCAATGCAACAGTCACACTTTCCAATGTCTCATGGCAACACTGGATTCAGTG GCGTTGAATCCAGCTCTCCAGATGTGAAAGGCTATTGGG CAGGTTTGGATGCGTCAGCTCAAACTACTTCTCATGAACTTACCATTCCAAACGAT CTGATTGGTTGTATCATTGGGCGTCAGGGCGCCAAGATCAATGAGATTCGCCAGATGTCTGGGGCGCAGATCAAAATTGCCAATCCAGTGGAAGGATCCACTGACAGGCAGGTTACCATAACTGGATCTGCAGCCAGCATTAGCCTGGCTCAATATCTAATTAATGTCAG
- the PCBP2 gene encoding poly(rC)-binding protein 2 isoform X20, which translates to MDTGVIEGGLNVTLTIRLLMHGKEVGSIIGKKGESVKKMREESGARINISEGNCPERIITLAGPTNAIFKAFAMIIDKLEEDISSSMTNSTASSRPPVTLRLVVPASQCGSLIGKGGCKIKEIRESTGAQVQVAGDMLPNSTERAITIAGIPQSIIECVKQICVVMLESPPKGVTIPYRPKPSSSPVIFAGGQAYTIQGQYAIPQPDLTKLHQLAMQQSHFPMSHGNTGFSAGLDASAQTTSHELTIPNDLIGCIIGRQGAKINEIRQMSGAQIKIANPVEGSTDRQVTITGSAASISLAQYLINVRLSSETGGMGSS; encoded by the exons ATGGACACCGGTGTTATCGAAGGAGGTTTAAATGTCACACTTACTATTCGCCTACTTATGCATGGGAAG GAGGTTGGAAGCATCATTGGGAAG AAAGGAGAATCTGTAAAGAAGATGCGTGAAGAG AGTGGTGCTCGCATTAACATCTCAGAAGGGAACTGCCCAGAACGGATTATCACTCTTGCTGGACCCACCAATGCCATCTTCAAAGCATTTGCTATGATCATTGACAAACTGGAAGAG GACATCAGTAGCTCAATGACCAACAGCACGGCTTCTAGCAGGCCCCCCGTCACTCTGAGACTTGTGGTACCTGCCAGCCAATGTGGCTCTCTCATTGGGAAAGGAGGCTGCAAGATCAAGGAGATAAGAGAG AGCACAGGGGCGCAGGTCCAGGTGGCAGGAGACATGTTGCCCAACTCGACTGAGAGAGCGATCACCATTGCTGGGATTCCACAGTCCATCATTGAGTGCGTCAAACAGATCTGTGTGGTCATGCTGGAG TCTCCCCCAAAGGGTGTCACCATCCCCTACCGACCCAAGCCATCCAGTTCTCCTGTCATCTTTGCAGGCGGTCAG GCCTATACCATTCAAGGACAGTATGCCATTCCACAGCCAGAT CTGACCAAGCTGCACCAGTTGGCAATGCAACAGTCACACTTTCCAATGTCTCATGGCAACACTGGATTCAGTG CAGGTTTGGATGCGTCAGCTCAAACTACTTCTCATGAACTTACCATTCCAAACGAT CTGATTGGTTGTATCATTGGGCGTCAGGGCGCCAAGATCAATGAGATTCGCCAGATGTCTGGGGCGCAGATCAAAATTGCCAATCCAGTGGAAGGATCCACTGACAGGCAGGTTACCATAACTGGATCTGCAGCCAGCATTAGCCTGGCTCAATATCTAATTAATGTCAG
- the PCBP2 gene encoding poly(rC)-binding protein 2 isoform X19: MDTGVIEGGLNVTLTIRLLMHGKEVGSIIGKKGESVKKMREESGARINISEGNCPERIITLAGPTNAIFKAFAMIIDKLEEDISSSMTNSTASSRPPVTLRLVVPASQCGSLIGKGGCKIKEIRESTGAQVQVAGDMLPNSTERAITIAGIPQSIIECVKQICVVMLESPPKGVTIPYRPKPSSSPVIFAGGQAYTIQGQYAIPQPDLTKLHQLAMQQSHFPMSHGNTGFSGVESSSPDVKGYWAGLDASAQTTSHELTIPNDLIGCIIGRQGAKINEIRQMSGAQIKIANPVEGSTDRQVTITGSAASISLAQYLINVRLSSETGGMGSS, encoded by the exons ATGGACACCGGTGTTATCGAAGGAGGTTTAAATGTCACACTTACTATTCGCCTACTTATGCATGGGAAG GAGGTTGGAAGCATCATTGGGAAG AAAGGAGAATCTGTAAAGAAGATGCGTGAAGAG AGTGGTGCTCGCATTAACATCTCAGAAGGGAACTGCCCAGAACGGATTATCACTCTTGCTGGACCCACCAATGCCATCTTCAAAGCATTTGCTATGATCATTGACAAACTGGAAGAG GACATCAGTAGCTCAATGACCAACAGCACGGCTTCTAGCAGGCCCCCCGTCACTCTGAGACTTGTGGTACCTGCCAGCCAATGTGGCTCTCTCATTGGGAAAGGAGGCTGCAAGATCAAGGAGATAAGAGAG AGCACAGGGGCGCAGGTCCAGGTGGCAGGAGACATGTTGCCCAACTCGACTGAGAGAGCGATCACCATTGCTGGGATTCCACAGTCCATCATTGAGTGCGTCAAACAGATCTGTGTGGTCATGCTGGAG TCTCCCCCAAAGGGTGTCACCATCCCCTACCGACCCAAGCCATCCAGTTCTCCTGTCATCTTTGCAGGCGGTCAG GCCTATACCATTCAAGGACAGTATGCCATTCCACAGCCAGAT CTGACCAAGCTGCACCAGTTGGCAATGCAACAGTCACACTTTCCAATGTCTCATGGCAACACTGGATTCAGTG GCGTTGAATCCAGCTCTCCAGATGTGAAAGGCTATTGGG CAGGTTTGGATGCGTCAGCTCAAACTACTTCTCATGAACTTACCATTCCAAACGAT CTGATTGGTTGTATCATTGGGCGTCAGGGCGCCAAGATCAATGAGATTCGCCAGATGTCTGGGGCGCAGATCAAAATTGCCAATCCAGTGGAAGGATCCACTGACAGGCAGGTTACCATAACTGGATCTGCAGCCAGCATTAGCCTGGCTCAATATCTAATTAATGTCAG
- the PRR13 gene encoding proline-rich protein 13 yields MWDPNAGQPGAYPGAAFPPNPSYPAGSNPAYPPPVNPAFPPGPVPAGSYPAPPAGIPGQPAYPPGHPIQPPYPGQQPGYPVPPGGPYPPPAPGMPGGVGVNPLLPGAVAMGTHGMDKKAAKKMKKKMKKAHKTHKTHKLHKLHGKHSSSSSSSSSDSD; encoded by the exons GCCAGCCAGGTGCCTATCCTGGAGCAGCCTTTCCTCCCAACCCTTCATACCCAGCTGGCTCCAATCCTGCATACCCTCCCCCTgtgaatcctgccttccccccaggccCTGTACCTGCTGGCTCCTATCCTGCTCCCCCAGCAGGGATCCCAGGACAACCTGCATACCCACCGGGCCATCCTATTCAGCCCCCATATCCTGGGCAGCAGCCCGGCTACCCTGTCCCACCTGGTGGTCCTTACCCCCCACCTGCTCCTGGGATGCCTGGAGGAGTGGGGGTTAATCCTTTGCTGCCTGGGGCTGTTGCCATGGGAACCCATGGGATGGATAAGAAGGCAgcaaagaagatgaagaagaagatgaagaaggcCCACAAGACGCACAAGACGCACAAACTCCATAAGCTGCATGGGAAG cattcttcctcctcctcttccagtaGCAGTGACTCCGACTGA
- the PCBP2 gene encoding poly(rC)-binding protein 2 isoform X21: protein MDTGVIEGGLNVTLTIRLLMHGKEVGSIIGKKGESVKKMREESGARINISEGNCPERIITLAGPTNAIFKAFAMIIDKLEEDISSSMTNSTASSRPPVTLRLVVPASQCGSLIGKGGCKIKEIRESTGAQVQVAGDMLPNSTERAITIAGIPQSIIECVKQICVVMLESPPKGVTIPYRPKPSSSPVIFAGGQLTKLHQLAMQQSHFPMSHGNTGFSGVESSSPDVKGYWGLDASAQTTSHELTIPNDLIGCIIGRQGAKINEIRQMSGAQIKIANPVEGSTDRQVTITGSAASISLAQYLINVRLSSETGGMGSS, encoded by the exons ATGGACACCGGTGTTATCGAAGGAGGTTTAAATGTCACACTTACTATTCGCCTACTTATGCATGGGAAG GAGGTTGGAAGCATCATTGGGAAG AAAGGAGAATCTGTAAAGAAGATGCGTGAAGAG AGTGGTGCTCGCATTAACATCTCAGAAGGGAACTGCCCAGAACGGATTATCACTCTTGCTGGACCCACCAATGCCATCTTCAAAGCATTTGCTATGATCATTGACAAACTGGAAGAG GACATCAGTAGCTCAATGACCAACAGCACGGCTTCTAGCAGGCCCCCCGTCACTCTGAGACTTGTGGTACCTGCCAGCCAATGTGGCTCTCTCATTGGGAAAGGAGGCTGCAAGATCAAGGAGATAAGAGAG AGCACAGGGGCGCAGGTCCAGGTGGCAGGAGACATGTTGCCCAACTCGACTGAGAGAGCGATCACCATTGCTGGGATTCCACAGTCCATCATTGAGTGCGTCAAACAGATCTGTGTGGTCATGCTGGAG TCTCCCCCAAAGGGTGTCACCATCCCCTACCGACCCAAGCCATCCAGTTCTCCTGTCATCTTTGCAGGCGGTCAG CTGACCAAGCTGCACCAGTTGGCAATGCAACAGTCACACTTTCCAATGTCTCATGGCAACACTGGATTCAGTG GCGTTGAATCCAGCTCTCCAGATGTGAAAGGCTATTGGG GTTTGGATGCGTCAGCTCAAACTACTTCTCATGAACTTACCATTCCAAACGAT CTGATTGGTTGTATCATTGGGCGTCAGGGCGCCAAGATCAATGAGATTCGCCAGATGTCTGGGGCGCAGATCAAAATTGCCAATCCAGTGGAAGGATCCACTGACAGGCAGGTTACCATAACTGGATCTGCAGCCAGCATTAGCCTGGCTCAATATCTAATTAATGTCAG